CATTGCCGGCGGCATCAAGGACGGCAAGAAATTCAAGGCGGTGCAAAGCGGCGGTCCCTCCGGCGGCTGCCTGCCGACCGAGAAGCTGGATCTGTCCATCGACTACGAGAACCTTGGCCAGGCCGGGGCGATCATGGGTTCCGGCGGTCTGGTGTTCATGGACGAGACCAGCTGCATGCTGGACATCGCCAAGTACTTCCTCAATTTCACCCAGATGGAATCCTGCGGCAAGTGCACCCCCTGCCGGGAAGGCACCAAGCGCATGCTGGAGATTCTGGAACGCATTTGCGAAGGCAACGGCGTGCCGGAAGACATCGACAACCTGGAACGCCTGGCCCGGGTCATCAAGACTTCGGCTCTGTGCGCCCTGGGTCAGACGGCACCGAACCCGGTGCTGACCACCCTGAAGTATTTCCGCGACGAGTACGAAGCGCACATCAACGAAAAGCGTTGTCCGGCAGGGGTGTGCCCGGCGCTGCTGACCTACACCATCCTGGAGGACAAGTGTGTGGGTTGCGGTGTGTGCATCAAGGCCTGTCCGGTGGGCGCCATCAGCGGCGAGAAGAAAAAGGCCCACGTCATCGATCCGAAGACCTGCGTCAAGTGCGGTGCCTGCGTGGCCAAGTGCAAGTTCGACGCTATCGTGAAAGCGTAAAAGATCGGCATTCGGCACGTATTGCTGGTAGCGTGCCGATTTTCTCAAACGTGAAGAGAATATCGAATCTTGCGTGGATAGAAGGAGATAACAATTGTCTACTGTTTCTTTAACCATAAATGGCCTTGAGGTCACGGTACCCAAGGGTACCAAGTTGCTGGATGCGGCGTTGGGAGCCGGCTTCTTTATTCCGACCTTGTGTCACGATGAAAACAGCCCCAACTACGGTGGCTGCCGCATTTGCGTGGTCGAAGTCAAGGGCGCCCGCGCTCTGGTCGCCTCGTGTTGCGCCGAGGCCGCCAACGGCATGGTCGTCGAGACCGAGTCGCCGGCTGTCGTCGAAGCCCGGAAGACCATCCTCGAACTGATGCTGGCCAATCATCCTGCGGATTGCCTGACCTGCGACAAGGCCGGCAATTGCCGTCTGCAGGACTATGCTTTCCGTTACGATGTGAAGCAGCCCAACTTTGGCGGCGAGAGGAAAGACCACGAATTCGACGATAGCAATCCCTACATCAACCGGGATATGAACAAATGTATCCTGTGCGCCAGGTGTGTCCGGACCTGCAAAGCCGTGACAGACCGGGCCGTCATCGATCTGGCCTATCGCGGCTTCAAAACCAAGGTCGCGACGGCGCTGGACGCCAAACTCGCTGAATCCCTCTGCGTGTCCTGCGGGCGCTGCGTGTCCGTGTGCCCGGTAGGCGCCCTGACCTACCGCTCCTTCTCCGGCAAGGCCCGTATGTGGGAAGTGGAAAAAGAGCAGGTAACCTGTACCTGGTGCGACGCCGGTTGCCAGTTCGACCTGGTGCGCAAGGACGGCAAAGCCATCGGTGTTGCAGCCAAAAACCCCTCCGAGGGACGCCCCTTGTGCCTTAAGGGCCGCCTCGGTCTGGAACTGCGCTACAACGATGAGCCGCTCAAGCCGATGCTCAAGAAGGACGATCAGTTTGTCGAGGTCTCCTGGACCGAGGCACTGGGTCTTGAAGAGATTGTTTCCAAACTGAAATAAAGGCGTAAAACGGAGCGTTTCCTCCTCGTGGGGAAACGCTCCGCCATCGTCAGCTGCATCTTCAGAGTGGCGTACATGGTGCTTCGCTCCATCTTGTGCTTGATGTCGATGCGACCTGGTCTGACCCGCAACGAAGTGCACCCTGTTGATTGATTCATTTGCAGTTTTTCGGACTGCCCCGCCTCTATCCGCGCAATATCGCCTGGCCAAATATTAAATACCTGTTGTATTCCAACGTCCTGTCGCCGCAAAATATACCGGTTGTCGTGATGTCCGCGTTTGACGAGTTCTGTCCGCGGTCGGCTTTGAATCCCCTTTACACAGACGATTGTCGAGGAACCTCGTGAAACTTCTTCATACATCGGATTGGCACATCGGGCGCACCCTGTACGGCAGAAAGCGTTACGAGGAGTTCGAAGCATTCCTGGACTGGCTGGTCCGGGTGATTCAGCAGCATCGAATCGATGCGCTGCTGGTGGCGGGTGACGTGTTTGATACCAGTGCTCCGAGTAACCGCGCCCAACAGCTGTATTATCGCCTGCTCTGCCGGGTGGCGGCGTCCTGTTGTCGCCATGTGGTGATTGTGGCGGGCAACCACGATTCGCCTTCGTTTCTCTCCGCCCCTAAAGAACTGCTCAAAGCCCTCGATGTGCATGTGGTGGGAAGCCCTGGCGAAGATCCGCAGGACGAGGTGCTTGTGCTTCGCGACAAGCAGGGCAGGCCTGAACTGATCGTCTGCGCCGTGCCTTATCTTCGCGACCGGGATATTCGCGTGGCGCAAGCCGGCGAGAGCATCGAGGACAAGGAGCGCAGTCTGGTCGACGGCATAAGGCGGCACTACGCCGAAGTCGCGGCACGGGCCGAAGGCAGGCGCGCCGAATTATACGCGGAGGTGCCCATCGTCGCCACGGGGCATCTGTTTGCCGCGGGCGCTCAGACCGTTGACGGCGATGGCGTGCGCGAACTCTATGTGGGCTCCCTGGCGCATGTGAATTCCGGCATTTTTCCGGATTGTTTTGATTACCTGGCACTGGGGCACCTGCATGTTCCACAGATGGTGAGCGGCCTCGAAACCATGCGTTACAGCGGTTCGCCGCTGCCCATGGGATTCGGGGAGGCGCAACAGCAGAAATATGTGGTGCTGGTCGATTTTAAAAGCAGGACGGCCAACCCCGCCGACAAAACTTCCCAACCGGGCATCGAACTTTTTCCCGTTCCGGTGTTCCAGAAACTGGAGCGTGTCAGGGGGGACTGGGAAGGCATCGCAAGCCGCATTATCGAACTGGCCGCGGCAGGGTCCCCGGTGTGGCTCGAAATCATCTACGATGGCACGGAGGTCATCGGTGATTTGCGCCAGCGTCTGGATGCCGCCATCAGCGGAACCGGAATGGAAATTCTGCGTGTCAAAAACAACCGCATCGTCGATCGGGTGCTGGGGCAGATTCACGAAGAGGAAACCCTCGACGACCTGAACCTTGACGATGTGTTCGAACGCTGCCTCGCCATGCATGACGTGCCTGAAGAGCAACGGCCGGAGCTGTTTCGTGCCTACCAGGAAACGCTCGCGTCTCTCTATCAAGACGATGTGCGGGCGGAATAGAGGGGGCTGCTGATGAGAATATTGCAGATACGTTTCAAAAATCTGAATTCCCTGGCCGGCGAATGGGAGATAGACCTGGCGCATCCGGCTTTCGCTTCTGACGGCATTTTCGCCATCACCGGGCCCACCGGCGCGGGAAAGAGTACCATCCTCGACGCGGTCTGCCTTGCCCTTTACGGGCGGACGCCCCGCCTCAACAAGGTCACCAGGGCTGGCAACGAGATCATGTCCCGTCAGACCGGCGAGTGCTTTGCCGAAGTGACTTTCGAGACGGAGGCAGGGCGATTTCGCTGTCACTGGAGTCAGCACCGGGCGCGCAGGAAGCCGGATGGCGAACTTCAGGCGCCTAAGCATGAAATCGCCGATGCCGATTCCGGCGCGATTTTTGAGTCCAGAATCAGAGGTGTCGCCGAGCAGATCGAGGCGGCCACCGGCATGGATTTTGACCGGTTCACTCGATCCATGCTGCTGGCGCAGGGCGGTTTCGCCGCATTCCTGCAGGCGGCACCGGATGAGCGAGCCCCGATCCTGGAGCAGATAACGGGCACCGAGATTTACAGCCGTATATCCATCCGTGTTCATGAGCGCCAGCGTGAAGAGCGGGTCAAGCTGGATACCCTCCAGGTCGAAACGGCAGGCATTGCCTTGCTGGAGCCGGAGCAGGAAAAACAGATTCTGCAGGAACTGGAAGCCAGACAGAAACAAGAAAGTGACCTTGTTGCCAGCTCCGAGGAGGCTGGCAGGGCCATGGCCTGGCTGCTCGCGGTGGAGGCCATGAAGCAGGAAATCGTCAGCCTGGCAGAGGAAGCGAACAGGCTGCAAAGCGTCATCGATGGGTTCAGGCCGGAGCGAGACAAGCTCGTCACGGCTTTGCGCGCCGCGTCGCTGGATGGTGCACACGCCACCCTCACCGCCATCCGAAAACAACAGGCGGATGACCAGAAAGCGCTGACAGGGGAGCAAGGCAACCTTCCTGCCCTGGAAGACTCTGCCAAAAGACAGGAACAATCGCAGAAGCTGGCCGAGCATCGGACCGCTGAAGTCAAACAGGCGCTGCGAGCCTCTCAGCCCCTTATCCAGAAGGTGCGCTCCCTCGATCAGAAGCTGGCCGATCAGGAAAAAGCTGTTCGGGAAGCAGAAGAGAACTGCCAAAATGCTGCGGCAAAAAGCGATGCGGATAAACAGGCGAGACTCAGGGAACGGCAAAAACGCTTTGAGGCCCAGCATACACTGGAGGGCATTGACGCTTATCTGCGGGAACACGCACCGGATGAATGGCTGGTCAGCGGACTGGCCGGTGTTGAAGAACAGTTGGGTGCCCTGCTGTCCAGGCAGACAGAAATCGCGCAACGGCAGGCCGATCAGCAACAGGCGGCGATGGCTCTGGAACGGGCGAGGCGGCATCTCGACGATCGCCAGAAACAAGGCGCCGCCCGACGCCGGCAGCTGGACGACGCCTCAAACAGGCTTCAGCAAGCCAGGGATGCGCTGAACCGGCTGCTGGGAGGGCGGCTGTTGCGCGAATACCGGACCGAGAAGGAAACCCTGCTTCGCGAAATGGCCTTTCTGGTGAAAATAGCGGAGCTTGAAGAGCACCGGTCCAAACTGGAAGACGGCAGGCCCTGTCCGCTGTGCGGGGCGACGGAGCACCCCTTCGCTCAAGGCAATGTTCCCGCTGCCGATGAAACCGAACAGAGGATCGAAGCGCTTGCCAGGATGATTCGCCGGGCCGAAGACCAGGAAGCTGCTATCAGAAAATGTGAAGAGGCGGAAGCATCGGCCGGCAAAAATCTGGTGGAAGCAGAAAAACAGGAGGCCGCCGCGGCACATGAAGAGAAGTCTGCCAGCAAAGCGCTGGTGGAGGTCACGAACGGCCTGGAAAAACTTTGTGCAGATTTTACCGAGCGCAGGCAGTCGATAGCAGACAAACTCCAGCTGCTTGGCTTTGCCTTCGATTTTTGCAATCCCGAATCCGCAATCCGGAATCTGCAGGCTCGAGCGCAAACATGGCAGACGCAGGTCAGAAAAAAGGCCGAAATCGAGAAAAGGATTGCGGCTCTTGACAGTGAGATGCAGCGTCTGGATGCGGTCATTGAGACCCATGCCACGGCTCTGGCCGAAAAACGGGAAGGTCTCAAAAGCCTGAAAACCCGGTATGCCGCCGGAAGTGACGAGCGCAGAGCCCTGTATGGCGACAAATGTCCCGAGGATGAGGAACTGCGCCTCAACAAGGCGGTTTTAGCTGCGGAAAGTGCCGAAAAACAGGCCCGGGATCGGTACATTGAACTGCGGCAGCAGTGGAGCACCGCAAAGGCCCATGTTGAATCGCTGCAAAGGCGCATCTACCGGAGAACCCCGGAGGTGCGCCATGCGGAAGCCGTTTTTTCATCAGCGCTGGCAGCCGCGGGGTTTCTGGATGAAGAACAGTTTCTCGCGGCCCGGCTGTCCGCCGGGCAGAGGGATGCCTTGTCCGCAAAAGCCAGGCAGCTGGATGACCGCCAGATTGAGCTGCAGGCCAGACAAAAAGATCGGGAAACGCGCCTGGCTGCGGAGATGGCCAGGAAACTTACCGACAAATCCGTGGATCAGCTCGAACGGCAGTGCACAGAGTATCAGAATGCGCTGAAGGAGCTGCGGGGCACCGTCGCCGGCCTCAGCCACAGGCTGAGTGAAAACCGTGCCGCCAGAGAGCGCATAAAGGCCAGACAGGCGGCTATCGAGGCTCAGCAGGCAGAGTGCCGCCGATGGGATAACCTGCACCAGTTGATCGGTTCAGCAGACGGCCGGAAGTACCGCAATTTTGCCCAGGGGCTGACCTTTGAAATGATGATCGGTCACGC
This portion of the Syntrophotalea acetylenica genome encodes:
- a CDS encoding 2Fe-2S iron-sulfur cluster-binding protein; translated protein: MSTVSLTINGLEVTVPKGTKLLDAALGAGFFIPTLCHDENSPNYGGCRICVVEVKGARALVASCCAEAANGMVVETESPAVVEARKTILELMLANHPADCLTCDKAGNCRLQDYAFRYDVKQPNFGGERKDHEFDDSNPYINRDMNKCILCARCVRTCKAVTDRAVIDLAYRGFKTKVATALDAKLAESLCVSCGRCVSVCPVGALTYRSFSGKARMWEVEKEQVTCTWCDAGCQFDLVRKDGKAIGVAAKNPSEGRPLCLKGRLGLELRYNDEPLKPMLKKDDQFVEVSWTEALGLEEIVSKLK
- a CDS encoding exonuclease SbcCD subunit D C-terminal domain-containing protein — translated: MKLLHTSDWHIGRTLYGRKRYEEFEAFLDWLVRVIQQHRIDALLVAGDVFDTSAPSNRAQQLYYRLLCRVAASCCRHVVIVAGNHDSPSFLSAPKELLKALDVHVVGSPGEDPQDEVLVLRDKQGRPELIVCAVPYLRDRDIRVAQAGESIEDKERSLVDGIRRHYAEVAARAEGRRAELYAEVPIVATGHLFAAGAQTVDGDGVRELYVGSLAHVNSGIFPDCFDYLALGHLHVPQMVSGLETMRYSGSPLPMGFGEAQQQKYVVLVDFKSRTANPADKTSQPGIELFPVPVFQKLERVRGDWEGIASRIIELAAAGSPVWLEIIYDGTEVIGDLRQRLDAAISGTGMEILRVKNNRIVDRVLGQIHEEETLDDLNLDDVFERCLAMHDVPEEQRPELFRAYQETLASLYQDDVRAE
- a CDS encoding AAA family ATPase; the protein is MRILQIRFKNLNSLAGEWEIDLAHPAFASDGIFAITGPTGAGKSTILDAVCLALYGRTPRLNKVTRAGNEIMSRQTGECFAEVTFETEAGRFRCHWSQHRARRKPDGELQAPKHEIADADSGAIFESRIRGVAEQIEAATGMDFDRFTRSMLLAQGGFAAFLQAAPDERAPILEQITGTEIYSRISIRVHERQREERVKLDTLQVETAGIALLEPEQEKQILQELEARQKQESDLVASSEEAGRAMAWLLAVEAMKQEIVSLAEEANRLQSVIDGFRPERDKLVTALRAASLDGAHATLTAIRKQQADDQKALTGEQGNLPALEDSAKRQEQSQKLAEHRTAEVKQALRASQPLIQKVRSLDQKLADQEKAVREAEENCQNAAAKSDADKQARLRERQKRFEAQHTLEGIDAYLREHAPDEWLVSGLAGVEEQLGALLSRQTEIAQRQADQQQAAMALERARRHLDDRQKQGAARRRQLDDASNRLQQARDALNRLLGGRLLREYRTEKETLLREMAFLVKIAELEEHRSKLEDGRPCPLCGATEHPFAQGNVPAADETEQRIEALARMIRRAEDQEAAIRKCEEAEASAGKNLVEAEKQEAAAAHEEKSASKALVEVTNGLEKLCADFTERRQSIADKLQLLGFAFDFCNPESAIRNLQARAQTWQTQVRKKAEIEKRIAALDSEMQRLDAVIETHATALAEKREGLKSLKTRYAAGSDERRALYGDKCPEDEELRLNKAVLAAESAEKQARDRYIELRQQWSTAKAHVESLQRRIYRRTPEVRHAEAVFSSALAAAGFLDEEQFLAARLSAGQRDALSAKARQLDDRQIELQARQKDRETRLAAEMARKLTDKSVDQLERQCTEYQNALKELRGTVAGLSHRLSENRAARERIKARQAAIEAQQAECRRWDNLHQLIGSADGRKYRNFAQGLTFEMMIGHANRQLQKMSDRYLLVRDEGRPLELNVIDNYQAGEVRSTKNLSGGESFLVSLALALGLSQMASRNVRVDSLFLDEGFGTLDEEALDTALETLTGLQQDGKLIGLISHVAALKERISARIEVIPRAGGRSRVAGPGCRAVRYSG